A region of Denticeps clupeoides chromosome 19, fDenClu1.1, whole genome shotgun sequence DNA encodes the following proteins:
- the tfdp2 gene encoding transcription factor Dp-2 isoform X1 — MMANTVGAATLCGDLKTFLTQNLSKGNISLITPSNYSPANKITLGAVSSNVGTPMIISTPQRVPHSGGIIISSPFTPTAPTMVTQARLQEATEWTPGAKKRGHDFMDSYYSDRDGRCSGDSSSSKRLKKGDKNGKGLRHFSMKVCEKVQKKGTTSYNEVADELVAEFTNPSNMMLADAQVYDQKNIRRRVYDALNVLMAMNIISKEKKEIRWIGLPTNSAQECQKLELEKQKRQERIRQKRAQLEELILQQIAFKNLVQRNQASEAASQTTPPSGSVIKLPFIILNTDVRTVIDCSISSDKCEYLFNFDNTFEIHDDIEILKRMGMSLGLENGKCTPENLSLAKSLVPKSLESYVTAMARHSGLTSLNHTSSPPCDLDSSLLVAGHTYSRSSTVPSHASESRSSFNEEEEDDDEDDDDDDEPSSPE; from the exons ATGATGGCCAACACT GTtggagctgccactctctgtgGGGATCTGAAGACCTTTCTTACTCAGAACCTCTCCAAAG GCAACATTTCCCTGATAACGCCATCAAACTACAGCCCAGCGAACAAGATAACTTTAGGAGCAGTCAGCTCTAATGTGGGGACCCCAATG ATTATAAGCACACCACAGAGGGTTCCTCACTCGGGGGGCATAATCATCAGCAGCCCATTCACACCCACTGCCCCCACCATGGTGACACAGGCCCGACTGCAAGAGGCCACAGAGTGGACACCAGG GGCCAAGAAACGGGGACATGATTTTATGGATTCCTATTATTCTGATCG gGATGGCCGTTGTTCTGGAGACTCTTCTTCCAG TAAGAGACTGAAGAAGGGGGACAAGAACGGGAAGGGGCTGCGCCATTTCTCTATGAAGGTGTGCGAGAAGGTGCAGAAGAAAGGCACCACGTCCTACAACGAGGTGGCAGATGAACTGGTGGCCGAGTTCACCAACCCCAGCAACATGATGCTTGCTGATGCA CAGGTGTATGACCAGAAGAACATCCGCAGGCGGGTGTACGATGCACTAAACGTCCTTATGGCCATGAACATCATCtctaaagagaaaaaagagatCCGTTGGATTGGTCTGCCCACCAATTCCGCACAGGAATGCCAGAAACTGGAG CTGGAGAAACAGAAACGACAGGAGAGAATCAGACAGAAACGTGCCCAGCTGGAGGAGCTCATACTACAG CAGATCGCCTTTAAGAATCTGGTGCAGAGGAACCAGGCAAGTGAAGCTGCGTCCCAGACGACTCCACCCTCCGGCTCTGTCATCAAGCTGCCCTTCATCATCCTCAACACAGATGTGCGCACTGTCATTGACTGCTCCATCTCCAGCGACAA GTGCGAGTACCTCTTCAACTTTGACAACACCTTCGAGATCCATGATGACATTGAAATACTCAAGCGCATGGGCATGTCCCTTGGCCTGGAGAACGGCAAGTGCACCCCTGAGAACCTCAGCCTTGCAAAGTCCCTCGTGCCCAAGTCCTTAGAGTCATATGTCACAG CCATGGCCAGGCACTCTGGTCTGACGTCTCTCAACCACACAAG CTCTCCCCCATGTGACCTCGACTCTTCCTTACTGGTTGCGGGGCATACCTACAGCCGTAGCAGCACTGTTCCTTCACACGCCTCCGAGTCACGCAGCTCGTtcaatgaggaagaggaggatgatgatgaggatgacgatgacgatgatgaaCCCTCATCACCTGAGTGA
- the tfdp2 gene encoding transcription factor Dp-2 isoform X2, whose amino-acid sequence MMANTVGAATLCGDLKTFLTQNLSKGNISLITPSNYSPANKITLGAVSSNVGTPMIISTPQRVPHSGGIIISSPFTPTAPTMVTQARLQEATEWTPGAKKRGHDFMDSYYSDRDGRCSGDSSSSKRLKKGDKNGKGLRHFSMKVCEKVQKKGTTSYNEVADELVAEFTNPSNMMLADAVYDQKNIRRRVYDALNVLMAMNIISKEKKEIRWIGLPTNSAQECQKLELEKQKRQERIRQKRAQLEELILQQIAFKNLVQRNQASEAASQTTPPSGSVIKLPFIILNTDVRTVIDCSISSDKCEYLFNFDNTFEIHDDIEILKRMGMSLGLENGKCTPENLSLAKSLVPKSLESYVTAMARHSGLTSLNHTSSPPCDLDSSLLVAGHTYSRSSTVPSHASESRSSFNEEEEDDDEDDDDDDEPSSPE is encoded by the exons ATGATGGCCAACACT GTtggagctgccactctctgtgGGGATCTGAAGACCTTTCTTACTCAGAACCTCTCCAAAG GCAACATTTCCCTGATAACGCCATCAAACTACAGCCCAGCGAACAAGATAACTTTAGGAGCAGTCAGCTCTAATGTGGGGACCCCAATG ATTATAAGCACACCACAGAGGGTTCCTCACTCGGGGGGCATAATCATCAGCAGCCCATTCACACCCACTGCCCCCACCATGGTGACACAGGCCCGACTGCAAGAGGCCACAGAGTGGACACCAGG GGCCAAGAAACGGGGACATGATTTTATGGATTCCTATTATTCTGATCG gGATGGCCGTTGTTCTGGAGACTCTTCTTCCAG TAAGAGACTGAAGAAGGGGGACAAGAACGGGAAGGGGCTGCGCCATTTCTCTATGAAGGTGTGCGAGAAGGTGCAGAAGAAAGGCACCACGTCCTACAACGAGGTGGCAGATGAACTGGTGGCCGAGTTCACCAACCCCAGCAACATGATGCTTGCTGATGCA GTGTATGACCAGAAGAACATCCGCAGGCGGGTGTACGATGCACTAAACGTCCTTATGGCCATGAACATCATCtctaaagagaaaaaagagatCCGTTGGATTGGTCTGCCCACCAATTCCGCACAGGAATGCCAGAAACTGGAG CTGGAGAAACAGAAACGACAGGAGAGAATCAGACAGAAACGTGCCCAGCTGGAGGAGCTCATACTACAG CAGATCGCCTTTAAGAATCTGGTGCAGAGGAACCAGGCAAGTGAAGCTGCGTCCCAGACGACTCCACCCTCCGGCTCTGTCATCAAGCTGCCCTTCATCATCCTCAACACAGATGTGCGCACTGTCATTGACTGCTCCATCTCCAGCGACAA GTGCGAGTACCTCTTCAACTTTGACAACACCTTCGAGATCCATGATGACATTGAAATACTCAAGCGCATGGGCATGTCCCTTGGCCTGGAGAACGGCAAGTGCACCCCTGAGAACCTCAGCCTTGCAAAGTCCCTCGTGCCCAAGTCCTTAGAGTCATATGTCACAG CCATGGCCAGGCACTCTGGTCTGACGTCTCTCAACCACACAAG CTCTCCCCCATGTGACCTCGACTCTTCCTTACTGGTTGCGGGGCATACCTACAGCCGTAGCAGCACTGTTCCTTCACACGCCTCCGAGTCACGCAGCTCGTtcaatgaggaagaggaggatgatgatgaggatgacgatgacgatgatgaaCCCTCATCACCTGAGTGA
- the tfdp2 gene encoding transcription factor Dp-2 isoform X3 → MIISTPQRVPHSGGIIISSPFTPTAPTMVTQARLQEATEWTPGAKKRGHDFMDSYYSDRDGRCSGDSSSSKRLKKGDKNGKGLRHFSMKVCEKVQKKGTTSYNEVADELVAEFTNPSNMMLADAQVYDQKNIRRRVYDALNVLMAMNIISKEKKEIRWIGLPTNSAQECQKLELEKQKRQERIRQKRAQLEELILQQIAFKNLVQRNQASEAASQTTPPSGSVIKLPFIILNTDVRTVIDCSISSDKCEYLFNFDNTFEIHDDIEILKRMGMSLGLENGKCTPENLSLAKSLVPKSLESYVTAMARHSGLTSLNHTSSPPCDLDSSLLVAGHTYSRSSTVPSHASESRSSFNEEEEDDDEDDDDDDEPSSPE, encoded by the exons ATG ATTATAAGCACACCACAGAGGGTTCCTCACTCGGGGGGCATAATCATCAGCAGCCCATTCACACCCACTGCCCCCACCATGGTGACACAGGCCCGACTGCAAGAGGCCACAGAGTGGACACCAGG GGCCAAGAAACGGGGACATGATTTTATGGATTCCTATTATTCTGATCG gGATGGCCGTTGTTCTGGAGACTCTTCTTCCAG TAAGAGACTGAAGAAGGGGGACAAGAACGGGAAGGGGCTGCGCCATTTCTCTATGAAGGTGTGCGAGAAGGTGCAGAAGAAAGGCACCACGTCCTACAACGAGGTGGCAGATGAACTGGTGGCCGAGTTCACCAACCCCAGCAACATGATGCTTGCTGATGCA CAGGTGTATGACCAGAAGAACATCCGCAGGCGGGTGTACGATGCACTAAACGTCCTTATGGCCATGAACATCATCtctaaagagaaaaaagagatCCGTTGGATTGGTCTGCCCACCAATTCCGCACAGGAATGCCAGAAACTGGAG CTGGAGAAACAGAAACGACAGGAGAGAATCAGACAGAAACGTGCCCAGCTGGAGGAGCTCATACTACAG CAGATCGCCTTTAAGAATCTGGTGCAGAGGAACCAGGCAAGTGAAGCTGCGTCCCAGACGACTCCACCCTCCGGCTCTGTCATCAAGCTGCCCTTCATCATCCTCAACACAGATGTGCGCACTGTCATTGACTGCTCCATCTCCAGCGACAA GTGCGAGTACCTCTTCAACTTTGACAACACCTTCGAGATCCATGATGACATTGAAATACTCAAGCGCATGGGCATGTCCCTTGGCCTGGAGAACGGCAAGTGCACCCCTGAGAACCTCAGCCTTGCAAAGTCCCTCGTGCCCAAGTCCTTAGAGTCATATGTCACAG CCATGGCCAGGCACTCTGGTCTGACGTCTCTCAACCACACAAG CTCTCCCCCATGTGACCTCGACTCTTCCTTACTGGTTGCGGGGCATACCTACAGCCGTAGCAGCACTGTTCCTTCACACGCCTCCGAGTCACGCAGCTCGTtcaatgaggaagaggaggatgatgatgaggatgacgatgacgatgatgaaCCCTCATCACCTGAGTGA